The Triplophysa rosa linkage group LG15, Trosa_1v2, whole genome shotgun sequence genome has a segment encoding these proteins:
- the fbxo16 gene encoding F-box only protein 16 produces MPQAPSTKMQTKLSTWTPLNHQISNAHVFEERRNLLGKWFEKWTDSQRKQVLHDFFSRCSVSQMKYLRQTLDSCVPEDAVDFTRVLPRVISLYIFSFLDPRSLCRCAQVSWHWKSLVELDQLWMPKCLKLGWYITFTPTPFEQGVWKRHYIEMVQELHVSRPKVPTKEEFIVPEVKVISNEMEGSFSLTGHKDSTLVLSSLHGTNKDGNGLGKSTKGLPPWRDSDRHPTDTMRFNYLDNLDPVEHARKALIKGKSVNSNTTKQENAMKAPSYSTYKLRKAKSLMFLSLDLNAAGKQKQNRPQWAIQSLETRPEHKDSIKTSQWNAGIRPGPVRPPVPQLSKSGIRASQRSIRSTPTVSLFEGQP; encoded by the exons atgccacAAGCACCCAGCACCAAAATGCAGACCAAACTGAGCACCTGGACACCTCTAAATCATCAGATTTCTAACGCTCAT GTTTTTGAAGAACGAAGAAATCTGCTTGGAAAATGG TTTGAGAAGTGGACAGACAGCCAACGGAAACAGGTGCTACACGATTTTTTCTCCAGGTGCTCTGTCAGCCAGATGAAGTATCTCAGACAGACTTTGGACAGCTGCGTACCAGAGGATGCCGTTGACTTCACCAGAGTTCTTCCCAGGGTCATATCCCTGTATATATTTTCATTCCTGGACCCCCGAAGCCTCTGTAGGTGTGCACAG GTGAGCTGGCATTGGAAAAGCCTTGTGGAGCTTGACCAGTTGTGGATGCCTAAATGTCTGAAACTAGGCTGGTACATAACATTTACCCCAACACCGTTTGAGCAAGGTGTATGGAAAAGACATTACATAGAGATGGTGCAGGAGCTTCATGTTAGTCGGCCAAAG GTGCCTACAAAGGAGGAGTTCATTGTCCCGGAGGTGAAAGTAATTAGCAATGAGATGGAGGGGTCATTTTCTTTGACTGGTCACAAGGACTCAACGCTTGTCCTCTCGAGTCTGCATGGGACGAATAAAGATGGGAATGGCTTAGGGAAATCAACCAAAGGTCTACCACCATGGAGAGACTCAGATAGACACCCCACTGATACAATGCGCTTTAACTACTTGGATAACCTTGACCCAGTGGAGCATGCGAGAAAAGC ACTCATAAAGGGCAAGAGTGTTAATTCCAATACAACAAAACAGGAAAACGCAATGAAGGCACCATCTTATTCAACATACAAACTGCGCAAGGCCAAATCTTTG ATGTTTTTGTCCTTGGACCTGAATGCAGCAGgtaagcaaaaacaaaacaggccACAATGGGCAATACAGAGTTTGGAAACACGTCCAGAACACAAGGACTCTATAAAGACCTCCCAGTGGAACGCAGGGATACGCCCAGGTCCTGTGAGGCCTCCAGTGCCCCAACTGAGTAAGAGCGGGATTCGTGCATCACAGAGATCTATCAGAAGCACACCAA CTGTGTCTCTTTTTGAAGGACAGCCATGA